The DNA sequence TCAACGGCAACAGCAACGACTTCGCCGACCGTCTGCCGTCTCAGGCGGGGCTCGCTCCGGGAGACGTCGTGGCGATCGGGCCGGACGGGCGGCTCCTCCGGACGACGAAAGCCAACGAGACCGACGTGGCGGGGGTCTTCTCGACGCAGCCGGCGATGATCGCGGGCCTCGAGAAGGAAGGCGCGCCCCAGGTTCCCCTTGCCGTGGCGGGCATGATCCCCGTCAAGGTCACCACGGAGAACGGCCCGATACACCCGGGGGACCTGCTCGTGTCGTCTTCGATCTCGGGACACGCGATGAGGGCTCCCGAAATGCCGGCGCCCGGGACGGTCATCGGGAAGGCCATGCAGCCGCTCGAATCGGGCCGCGGCACGGTCGAGATGCTCGTCATGCTGCGATGAGGACGAGGGCTGCCGGAGTCGGTGCATGACGATGACGCGTTGCCGGCTGACGTCTCCGCGTATCCGGCGCGACCGAGCGATCGGCGGCACCACCGCCGCTCTCGTCCGAGACGTGGCCGCCAACAAGAAGGAAACGAGGCAATGATGAAAACGACGCGAGTGGCATGTGCCGCCGCGATCCTGAGCCTGGTCGGCGCATTCGCAGCGGCTGAATCGGGGAAGGCGGACCTGGTCCTGTTCCACGGAAAGATCTTCACGAGCGATGCCGTGCATCCTTACGTTCAGGCACTGGCGATCCGTGGAGAGCGGATCATCGCGACCGGCGATTCTGCGGAGATCGAAGCGCTCGCCGGTCCGCAAACCCGGGAGATCGACCTCGGCGGGCGGACCGTGATTCCGGGAATCAACGACGCCCACAACCACCTGGAAGTGTTTCCTGCGGATACGGTTGAACTGCCATTCAAGACCCTCGACCCCTCGTGGCCCGATGTGAGAGAGGCCCTTGCCGCCGCAGTCGTGAAGGCGCGTCGAGGAGCTCCTCTTCTCGCGTACATCGGTCCGACGGTCTTCACCGATCGCGACGCGGCGCGCGATTCACTGGACAAGCTCGCCGGCGATCATCCGGTCTTTCTCGCGAGTGTTACGGGACACGCCTACATCTTGAACAGCCGCGCACTCGCCATTCCGAAGACGGAGTCCGTGCTGACCATCGTCGGCGGGAAAGTCGTCTATGACGGAAAGGCGCTGTCGGCTGGAAGCGTCCAGCCGCGGGAGACAAACCCATGAAAACCTCGTTGGTGTCGTGAGCAAGACCACATCCCTCCTCGGCGGGAAAGCAGGACGGCGAGGCGGCCGCCGCATCGACCACCGCTTTTACGTCATCGCATGCGTGTCCGCGTTCGCGGTCGTGCTCACGGGATTCGCGCGGACGTACTACCTGAAGGCGCTGTTCCGCACGTCCGCGCTGCCGTGGCTTCTCCACCTGCACGGCGCGCTGATGACCGGGTGGTTTTCGCTGTTTCTCGTGCAAACGTGTCTGATCGCATCGCACCGGGTGGTCGTGCACAGGCGGCTCGGCGTCTTCGGCGCCGGGCTTGCGATATCCATGGTCGTGGTGGTCGTCACGGTGCTGGTTCATGCAGCCGCACGCGACGTGAACAGTCCCGCCGACGGGCCACGGTCCATTCTCTTTCTCGGAACGGGTCTGGTGAATATCGGGGTTTTTGCGACGCTGGTGGGCGCGGCCATCGCTTTTCGGCGGCGCGCCGATTTCCACAAGCGCCTGATGCTGCTGGCGACGCTGACCATTCTTGTCGCCGCCCTCGCCCGCATTCCGCTGGGCTTCATCGAGCGAGGCGGCCTGTCGGTGGCCATCCTTCTCGCCGATGCCTGCATCACCCTGGCGGTTGCCGTCGACACGCTTCGCAACCACAGGCTGCACCCGGCATTCGCCTGGGGTGCAGCGCTCTTTGTCGTCTCGATGCACCTGGCCGACGTCGGTGCGCGGACTCATGCTTGGACGCGCGTCGTAACCTGGATGGTGTCGTGATTCGCGAAGGCACGCCCACCCGAGAACATCTCTGGAACGGACGATTTTCGCGGCGCGTTCGGGGGCGAAGCATCTGCGCCGCCTCACCGGTGACGGGAAATGAGGAAATCATGATGATCCGTGCAGCTCTGGCATTCGTGGTCGTCCTTGCAGCCGCTCCGACACTTGCGCTCCCCCCGGAAGGACCTCCCGGCTCGGTTCGGGAGCCGATCCGCATGGCCGCCCCGGCGATGTCCGCGAAGCCGGTCGGCCCCGGCTACGACATCGAGATGAGCCGCATGATTCCGATGCGGGACGGCGTCGAGCTCGAGGCCTGGATTTTCAAGCCGTCAAACCTGAAGGGCAAGGCTCCGGCGATGCTGGAGTTGACTCAGTACGACATCGATGGAGGCTTCGGCGGCGGCTTCGCCACTTTCGTCCGGCGCGGTTACGTGTTCGTGCAAGTCCTCGTGCGCGGCCGCGGCCGCTCCGGGGGCGTGAAGAGCGACAGTCTCGGCCTGCAGGTCGGACGCGACGGTTACGACGTCGTGGAATGGATTGCGGCGCAGCCCTGGAGCGACGGACATGTCGTGATGTACGGTGCCTCGTTCTTCGGCATGACGCAGTGGCGCACCGCTGCCCAGAACCCGCCGCACCTTGGGGCGATCGCCCCCTACGTCTCCATCTATCCCGGATGGGACGTGCCGAACACGAACGGGATCCCACAGGCGTTTTCGGCCGTGATCATGGGGCTCACCTCGGGTCGCCAGCTCAATACTGGCTTTCTCGCGAATCGCGGCTATTGGGCCGGAAAGATGCTCGAAGAATATGCAGCCTACCGTCCGTTCCGGGAGCTGGACGACGCCGTCGGGATCGCCCAGGACGACTGGTGGATGGTCGACGAACGCGGCAAGAAACTCTCGTTCATGAAAATGTGGCTCGACCACGTGGGCGATCGGACCTTTAATCTCGCGGCGGAGCCGAAAGTCTCGGACTACGCCGCGATGCATTTTCCGATTCTGTCGGCGACCGGGTACTTCGACGACGACCAGCCCGGAGCTCTGCGCTACTACCGAGGCCACATTGCCCATGCGCCGGCGGCCGCGGTTGCGAAGCACTACCTCATCATCGGTCCGTGGGATCACCTGGGGACGCATCACCCGGTGAAAGAGATCGAAGGCCTGGCGATTCCCGATGCCGCCGTGATCGACATGAACAAGCTGCGCGCGGACTGGTACGACTATGCGCTCGGACGCGGACCTCGGCCGGCGCTCCTCCATGACCGGGTCACGTACTTCATGCTCGGCGCCGACGAGTGGCGCTATGCGAAGACGCTGGAAGCGGCATCTTCCGGCAAGGACCTGACGTTCTTTCTGGATGCGCCGGAGGGCACGCCAGAAGACGTCTTTCATTCCGGCTCACTCGCGCGAAAGCCGCCCGGCGCGGAGCCGCCCGCCGTCGTCGTCAGCGATCCGCACGAGCTCCCCGAGCTCGAAGTCGTCAGATACGCCAGAGACGAAAATCTGACGAGCCAGTTCCGCGATTTTCAGAAGCGAGCGATCGTGTTTCACTCCGAACCTTTCCCTCAGGACGTGGAGGTCGCGGGGCAAATGCGCCTGAACCTGAAAATCCAGGCCGATGCGCCGGACTTCGATCTCTGGGCCCAGGTGCTGATGGTGCTTCCCGACGGCTCGACGGTGCAGCTCGGCGAGGACATCCGGCGCGC is a window from the Thermoanaerobaculia bacterium genome containing:
- a CDS encoding amidohydrolase family protein; translated protein: MKTTRVACAAAILSLVGAFAAAESGKADLVLFHGKIFTSDAVHPYVQALAIRGERIIATGDSAEIEALAGPQTREIDLGGRTVIPGINDAHNHLEVFPADTVELPFKTLDPSWPDVREALAAAVVKARRGAPLLAYIGPTVFTDRDAARDSLDKLAGDHPVFLASVTGHAYILNSRALAIPKTESVLTIVGGKVVYDGKALSAGSVQPRETNP
- a CDS encoding CocE/NonD family hydrolase, whose protein sequence is MIREGTPTREHLWNGRFSRRVRGRSICAASPVTGNEEIMMIRAALAFVVVLAAAPTLALPPEGPPGSVREPIRMAAPAMSAKPVGPGYDIEMSRMIPMRDGVELEAWIFKPSNLKGKAPAMLELTQYDIDGGFGGGFATFVRRGYVFVQVLVRGRGRSGGVKSDSLGLQVGRDGYDVVEWIAAQPWSDGHVVMYGASFFGMTQWRTAAQNPPHLGAIAPYVSIYPGWDVPNTNGIPQAFSAVIMGLTSGRQLNTGFLANRGYWAGKMLEEYAAYRPFRELDDAVGIAQDDWWMVDERGKKLSFMKMWLDHVGDRTFNLAAEPKVSDYAAMHFPILSATGYFDDDQPGALRYYRGHIAHAPAAAVAKHYLIIGPWDHLGTHHPVKEIEGLAIPDAAVIDMNKLRADWYDYALGRGPRPALLHDRVTYFMLGADEWRYAKTLEAASSGKDLTFFLDAPEGTPEDVFHSGSLARKPPGAEPPAVVVSDPHELPELEVVRYARDENLTSQFRDFQKRAIVFHSEPFPQDVEVAGQMRLNLKIQADAPDFDLWAQVLMVLPDGSTVQLGEDIRRARFRDDPFKQELLRPDQIAEIPFEFRWMARRIPAGARLRLTIAPLNSPAYQKNYNTGGRIGYEKLEDARIARIKVFHDGQRASRLVLPLAAPAESMDGTK